GGACGCCGCGAACGTGCCGATCAACTCGGCCGGCTGAAAGCCGGCCCGCCTGATCGGCTCAGTCGACCGTCCGCTTCTTCGAGTCTCGCATGCTGGTCGGACCGGTGGCGCATGCCCGTCCGGCTGGTAGTGTCGCTGCCCATGGGGACCCACCTCACCAAACGGCGCGCGGTCGACCTGTGCCGCGTGGCCACCTGCCTGTGTCGCCCCGTCATCTGACGGCGGGGCTGTCTCCGGCCGCCTAGCGGCCATCGGCACCAAGGGTTCGCAGCATCCCCCGAACGCCCGGCAGCGGCGCCGTCGCACGTACCCGTGATCCGTTTCCAGCCTGGGTCCCGCGCGTGGTGCGACAACCACCGACTTCGATCTCCGCGCGCAGGCTCACCACCCATCCTCACCAGGGAGTGATCTGATGAGTCGCGACACCGCACTCGTCTCGGCCGAGTGGGCCGAGAAGAACCTCGACGCCCCGGGCGTCGTCTTCGTCGAGGTCGACGAGGACACCTCGGCCTACGACACCGGCCACATCGCCGGCGCGATCAAGCTCGACTGGAAGACCGACCTCCAGGACCAGGTCCGCCGCGACTTCGTCAACCAGGAGCAGTTCGCCGCGCTCCTCTCCGAGCGGGGCATCGGCAACGACGACACCGTCGTCCTCTACGGCGGCAACAACAACTGGTTCGCCGCGTACGCGTACTGGTACTTCAAGCTCTACGGCCACCGCGACGTCAAGCTGCTCGACGGTGGCCGCAAGAAGTGGGAGCTGGACGCCCGTCCGCTCGTCACCGACGCGGTGCAGCGGCCGGCGACGCAGTACGTCGCGCAGACGCCGGACACCTCGATCCGCGCGTTCCGCGACGAGGTGGTCGACGCCATCGGCACCAAGAACCTGGTCGACGTGCGCAGTCCCGACGAGTACGCCGGTCGGCTGCTCGCCCCGGCCCACCTCCCGCAGGAGCAGGCGCAGCGGGCCGGCCACGTGCCGACCGCGATCAGCGTGCCGTGGTCCAAGGCGGCGAACGAGGACGGCACGTTCAAGTCCGACGACGAGCTGCGCAAGATCTACGCCGACGCCGGGTTGGACGACGGCCGGGAGACCATCGCCTACTGCCGGATCGGCGAGCGTTCCTCGCACACCTGGTTCGTGCTCCAGGAGCTGCTCGGGCACCAGAACGTGAAGAACTACGACGGATCGTGGACCGAGTACGGCTCGCTCGTCGGCGTGCCGGTGGCGCTCGGCGACGAGCCCGGGGAGGCGTGACCATGGCGACCGCTCCGATCGCTCCGACCGCTGCCGGCTGCGCCGCGCCGGACCAGGCCGCGCCGCTCCCGGCCAGCCTGGACCTGGAGAAGGAAACCGTCATCACCGGGCAGGTGCTGGCCGAGTCCGGCGAGGTCGTGCCGGGGGCGTACGTCCGGCTGCTCGACTCGACCGGCGAGTTCACCGCCGAGGTGGTGACGTCCGGGGCCGGCCAGTTCCGGTTCTTCGCCGCGCCGGGTTCGTGGACGCTGCGGGCGCTCTCCCGGCACGGCAACGGCGAAACCCCGGTGACCGCCGCCCGCGGCATCAACGAGGTCACCGTCACCGTCAAGGCGTAAGGCGGGGCCCCCGCTTAACGCCTGCGGTATAGGCGGGGCCCCCGCTTAACACCTCCGCATCGCGCGCATCGGCTCGGGCCGGCCGCCCCGTCCAGGGGTGGCCGGCCCGAGCCGTCGTGGGCCGCCGGCTCAGGACGTGCAGCCGCCCGGATGGTCCACCCGCCGTACGCAGCGGCGTCGTCCACCGAGTCGCCGGTCGCAGAAGATCTGGTGCTGCGGGTCGGACGTGCCCTCCTCGGACACCGTCGTCTCACCGAGCACCAACTCCGGCAGGAACGCCAGCGACCGGCCGATCGCGCGGGCCAGCCGCCGCGCGCCCGGCAGGTCGTCGGCGGCGACGGTCAGGTGTACGACGTACCGCTCGCGGTCGGTCGCGGCGCTCACCGGTGCACCGTTCGAGAACCACGCCGGGACTGCCGGTCGGGCGGACGGAACAACCAGGGCACGATGGGGACCACCTTTCGCGAGAACAGCCGGGTCGCTGCCGTGGAAGGTGGCCGGGGCGGGCATGTCCCTTCCGACTCCGACACCCGCCCCGACCGGGGAAGAGCCCTGCTCGTTGCCACGCGAGGAGCGCTCGTCGCCCAACTTATTTGAGGAACTGGAAAGAGTCAACGATCGGTAGCAGTGTGTAGTTGCATGCGTCGACGAGTGCGTGATCGAATCGCAGGTGCCACGCGAGGAGTGCCATGCCTGCGACCCCGGACTACATCCGGATCTCCGACGAGATAGTCGCCGACGTCAGGTCGGGTAAGTACCAGCCGGGAGACAAGCTGCCCTCGATCAGCGAGCAATGCGACCGGTTCAAGGTCAGCCCATCGACGATCAACCTCGTCAACGTGCGGCTGGAGGCGCTCGGGGTGATCACCCGCCATCAGGGCAAGGGCATCTTCGTGACGGATCCGGCGACTTGGCTGCGCAAGCCCTGAGATCGATCTTCCGGTTTTCGGGAGGCGAGTGAATCTTGGTAGCAAAGTGCCCCTATGGGGGCCGTTTCGTACCAAGATCTCAGAGCCGGAGCGAGGCGGGTCGCGGAGGGGTGACACGATGGATCGCGTGACCGGTGCCATCCACCCTGGGTACGCCCCGCCGACCCGTCCCGAGCAGCCCGGATCCGGCCGCCGCATTCAGCGCTGGCTGGTGGTTGCCACAGTGGTGTGGGCCGTGCTGCTCGCCGGGCTGACCTGGTGGTCGGTGCGCACCGATCCGCCCACCGTCAAGGAGCAGCGGTCGCTGAGCCAGGCCGGTCCGGTGGTGGACCGGGCGATGGGTGAGCTGAGCGCCGCGATCGGGACGGCCGGCGTGCCGGCGTTCCTGCCGGACCGGCTGGACCGGGGTTGCCGGGTCACCCCGTTGGACGCGGGTGTGAGTTTGGAACGCGGCATCGAGGTGGCTACCGCCGACGCGGACACCCGCGAGGTGCTGCGCCAGGTGGCCGACCGGCTGCCGTCACGATGGCGGGCCGGTGTCTCGACGTTCGACGGCGAGCCGCTGCTGCGCGCCGACGCCGGCGACTTCGTGGCGGTCGAGGGCCGGTCCGGCGGGCCCGGTCGGGTGCTGCTCACCGCCGCCACCGGATGCCGGCCGGTCGGCGACGGTTACCGGGCCCCCACCGTGGACGCCGCCAACGAGTCCGCCGCGCTGACAGGGGCGCTGGGTCGCTGGGGCGGTGCGACCGGCGCGGTCCAGGTGCTGGCCGCGCCCTGTCCGGGCGGCGGGACCGCCCGGACCGCCCGGGGCGAGGCGACTGCGGCGCCGGACCAGCCGCTGGCCGCCGCGTTCGGCGCCGGCGCCGCGCCGGTGGTGGACTCCGCCGACAGGTACGCCCGTCCGGGCGACCCGGCGGTGCTTGCCGAGCGGATCGACGAGCGGGTACGGGTGGCGGTCACCAGCCCGTGCCCGGCCTGACCCGGACCGAGCCGGACCGGACCGAGCCGGACCGAGGGCCGAGCCGGGCCGAGGCCGGGCCGGGCTGAGGCCGGGCCGGGCTGAGGCCGGGCCGGGCTGAGGCCGGGCCGGGCTGAGGCCGGGCTGAGGCCGGGCCGAGGCCGAGCCGGGCCGGGCTGAGGCCGGGCCAGTCCCGGGTCAGTGCCCTCGGCTGGCGTCGTGGGGGGTGCGGCTGCGGCCCAGGGCGTCCACCCGCCCCCACCGTCCCGGGATGTCGAGCAGCTCCACCCGGCCCATGCCCGACGGCACGGCCGGGTCGATGATCAGATGCTCGCCCTGCGGCTCCAGCCCCAGCATCACCCGGAGCAGCAGCAGCGGCGTACCGGCGGACCAGGCCTGCGGGCTGCCCGCGGTCGGATACCGCACCGGATAGTCGGTGAGGCCGCGCTCGTAGCCGGCGAACGCCTCGGGCAGCCGTCCGTTGAAGTAGTTGGACGCGCTCACCATCGCCTCGCAGATCTGGCCGGCCTCGTCGCGGAAGCCGTATTTCCACAGGCCCCAGGCGATGATCGAGTTGTCGAACGGCCACACCGTGCCGACGTGGTAGCCGATCGGGTTGTAGCGGCCCTGGTCGTCGGCGAGCGTGCGTACGCCCCAGCCGGAGAAGAGGCGCGGCCCGAGCAGGTGGGCGGCGACCGCCGGGGCGCGGGACTCGTCGACGATGCCGCTCCACAGCAGGTGGCCGATGTTCGAGGTGAGCGCGTCCACCTGCCGTCCCCGTGGGTCCAGGGCCAACGCGTAGTACTCCCGCTCGGGGATCCAGAAGTCGCGGTTGAACCGTTCCTTCAACGCCGCCGCCTCACGTTCCAGCCGTTCGGCGTACGCCGGGTCGTGCCAGTGGGTGCGGGCCATCCGGGCGCCGCGTAGCTTGGCGTCGTAGGCGTACCCCTGTAGTTCGCAGGTGGCCCGGGGGAACGGCGGCAGCCGGCCGTCGGCGTAGGAGATGGCGTCGGGGGAGTCCTTCCAGCACTGGTTCGGCAGCCCGGTCTCCGGGTTGCGCGTCATGTACCAGACGTAGCCCGTGCCGAGCAGGTCCCCGTACGTGTCGAGCCAGGCCAGCGCCGCCCGGGTCTCCTGCTCCAGTTGGCGCACGAGCGTCCCGTCCCCGGTCCACCGCTCGTACTCGTCGAGCAGGATGACGAAGAGCGCGGTGGTGTCGGCGGCGCCGTAGTAGGGCGAGTGCGGCTGCTCCTCGAAGCCGGCGGTCTCGCCGTAGCGCAGCTCGTGCAGGATCTTGCCGGGTTCCTCGTCCCGGAAGTCGTCGACCCGGGTGCCCTGGAGACCGGCCAGCATGAGGATGGTCGGCTGGATCAGTTCGGGGAGGAACGGCAGTAACTGGAGCGAGGTGAACATGCTGTCCCGGCCGAACAGGGTCATGAACCAGGGCAGGCCGGCGGCGACCAGCCGTACGCCCAGGGTGATCGACTCGTATCGGAGGGCGGCCAGGTCGGTGAGGCTGCGCCGGTAGGCCCCGGCCAGCGGCTCGCAGTCGCAGCCGAGCGTCGGCGCGCGCTCGATCAGCTCGTTCTGCTCGGCCTCGACGGCCGCCACCGTGCGTCGCCGGCCCATCGGCAGGATGGCCCGCACGTCCTCACCACGGGCCCCGTAGATGGTGGTGGTGACGTGCAGTCGGGTGGTCCACTCGCCGTGCGCCGCGACGCGGATCCGGAACGTCAGCCCGTCCCGGTCGACCTCGACCGGCGCGGTGCTGCTGATCTTCGTCTCCCGGTGGAACCCCTGCCGGCGGTAGGTGAGCCGCAGCCCGTCCTCCTCCACCGTGGGGCTGGTGCTGCCCTTCTTCTCCAACTGGTGCTTGACCTCGAAGAGGTCGGCGAAGTCGGAGGCGATGTCGAGCCGGAGACGGAACTCCTTGTCCTGGGCCGAGTGGTTGAGCAGGGTCAGGTCCTCGTCGAAGCTGCTGGCGATCGAGTGGCTGCGGATCACCGAGACGTCCGCGTCCAGGTCGTGCGTCGGTTCGCCGGGGACCATGAAGAACCGGGTCTTGTACGACAGCGAGTCGTCGATCGAGAGCGCGTGCAGCAGTTGGCCGTCGAGGGAGAGGATCCACGTGGAGAGGAACCGGGTGTCGTAGGAGAACAGCCCGGTGGGGAAGTCGTACGACGGCTCGATGTTGCCGCGCCGGTCGCTGACCAGGAACGTGTTGCCGTCGAGGATGCTCACCCGTTCCTTCACGTCGACTGCCGCACGTGTTCGCGGGCGGCGTCCCTCGGGTCCCGTACCCCGGGCGGGTCGGGCAGGAAGCGGCGCAGTGCCAGGAACAGTACGACCTGCCCGCCGAACGTGGCCTCGTTGCGCAGCACCGCCGCCATGCCGGCCTCCCGGCCGGTGACCAGCCCTTCGAAGAGTTGGGTGCCGGCGGTCAGGACGGCGTCCGGTGGGCGCTCCTCGTGCCGGCTGACCCGGGCCGATCCGGGGGCCATCGTCACGTACCAGTGCTCGGTACGGTTGCCGTCGGTCAGGTCGATCTGGAGGGTGCCGCCGATCGGGCTGCGCAACACGGCGGGGGCACGCGCCGGCAGCGACGCGAAGAACTGTTCGATCGCCTCACTCACATCCGAATGGTAGGCGCATAACAGACATATCGGGTCGGGTTCGACGGACCGGTCAGAATGGACGACCGGTGGAGGCTCAGTAGACCAGGGCCTGCGCGCCCTCGGTCATCGCCTCCTCGACGAAGACCGCCGCCCCGGCGATCCGGATGCCCGGCAGCACGTCGTCCGGGCCGATGTCCCGCCGGGCCGCGCACTGCGTGCAGGCGGTCACCCGGCCGGTGGTCAGGATCACGTGCAGCAGCTCGCCCAGCGGCGCCGAGTGCGGCAGCTCGAACGACTCCGCGCGCCCGGGCAGCGCGAACCAGGTCGACTCGCCGGTCAGCCAGAGCGACACGTCCACCCCCGCGGCGGCTGCGGTGGCGGCGACGGTGAACGCCTGGGCGCACCGCTCCGGGGCGTCCGCTCCGGCGGTGGCCTTGACGACGAGAGTGCGCGTCATGCCGCCCAGCATAGGATGGCCCGGATGGTTACCGAGATCGGGTTCGTCAGCCTGCTGGTCGCCGGCCTGGGCGCGTTCGCCGGTGGCCTCGTCTATGTCGCGGTCCGGATAGCAAGAGGTAAATGGTGAGTGAGAATCCGCTTCAGCCGCCGTGGCTGAACGCGCCGCCGGTCGAGGAATATCCCTACGAGGAGAGCCACGACCTGCGTGTCGGCCCGAAGTTGCACCCGAGCCTGGACGGTCTGCTGCCGTACATCGGGGTGTGGCGCGGCCGGGGTCGCGGCGGCTTCCCGACGATCGAGGACTTCGACTTCGCCCAGGAGATCCGGATCAGCCACGACGGCCGACCGTTCCTGCTCTACGAGTCCCGCGCGTGGATCCTGGACGAGCAGAGCCGCCCGGTCCGCCCGGCCGGTCGCGAGGTGGGCTGGTGGCGTCCGGTGCTCGACGGCGACCGGGTCACCGACGAGATCGAGGCGCTGATGAGCGTGCCGACCGGCGTGATGGAACTGCACATCGGCAAGCGCAGGGGCACCCAGATCGAGTTCGCCACCGACGCGGTCGTCCGTACCGCCACGGCGAAGGAGGTCACGGCCGGCGCCCGCCTGTTCGGCATCGTCGAGGGCGCCCTGCTGTACGCCCAGGAGATGGCTGCCATGGGCCACCCCCTGAGCCCGCACCTCTCCGCCCGCCTGACCCGCGTAGCCGGCTGACCCACCCGGCCCGCCACGGGCGCAGGGCAACTGCGGCGGCCGAACTATGATCGGAGGGTGTCCGAATCCTCCCTCGCGGAACTGCTCCGCTCGCGCGGGCTGCGGCTGACGGCGCAGCGGCAGTTGGTCCTCCAGGCTGTCCTGGATCTCGGGCACGCCACCCCGGAGCAGGTGCACACGGCGGTCCGTGAGGTGGCGGCCGGGGTCAACATCACCACCATCTACCGCACGCTGGAGCTGCTGGAGCGGCTCGGCCTGGTGACGCACACCCACCTGTCGCACGGCTCGCCGACCTACCACGCGGCGGGCGAGCACCAGCACGTGCACCTGGTGTGCCGGGAGTGCGGGGCGATCGACGAGATCTCCCCGGAGATGCTCCGGCCGCTCGCCGACCAACTGGCACGGCAGCGCGGATTCCAGGTCGACATCGGGCACGTCGCGCTCTTCGGGGTCTGCGGCAGGTGCGTACAGGACGAGGAACAGAGATGATCGACATCGCGGGCGCGGTCGCCGCCGACGCCATCGACGAGCAGACCCGGGACCAGCCCGAGCCGGCCCACCGGGCGGCCGGGGTCGCCCCGGTGGCCGCGCACTACGGCGACCCGATGCGCGAACAGCGGACGCTCGCCACCGGCGTGGGCCTGGTCGACCGGTCGCACCGGGGCGTGCTCGCGGTCCCCGGCGAGGAACGGATCGCCTGGCTGCACACGCTGACCAGCCAGCACCTGGCCGGGTTGGCGCCCTGGCAGGGCACCGAGCTGCTGGTGCTCTCCCCGAACGGGCACGTGGAGCAGCACGCGCTCGTCACCGAGGACGGCGAGACCACGTGGCTGGACACCGAGCCGGGGATGACCGGCGGACTGCTGTCGTACCTGGAGAAGATGCGCTTCTTCAGCAAGGTCGACCCGCGCGACGTCACCGCCGACCACGCGTTGCTCTCGCTTGTCGGGCCGGACGCCGCCGGCGCGCTCGACACCCTGGGCGTCACCGGGCTGGCCGCGCCCGACCTGGTCGGGGTGCCGGGTCCGAAGTTCCGCTCCGGCGAGCTGCCCGCACGACCCTCCGTGGTGTACGACGTCAAGCCGCTGCCGACCGGCGGCTGGGCCCGGCGGGTGGCGCTCGGCGTCGACCTGCTGGTGCCGCGCCCGGCCATGGCGGGCGTGGTGGCCGAGCTGCGGGACGCCGGCGTGCCGGTGGCCGGGCTGTGGGCGTACGAGGCGGTCCGGGTGGCCGCCCGACGGGCCCGGGCCGGGGTGGACACCGACCATCGCACCATTCCCGCCGAGGTGGACCTGATCGCCCCGGCCGTCCACCTGGACAAGGGTTGCTATCGGGGGCAGGAGACGGTGGCCCGGGTGCACAACCTGGGCAAGCCTCCGCGCCGGCTGGCGTTGCTGCACCTGGACGGCGTGGCGAGCGACCAGCCGCCGGCCGCCGGCACGCCGGTGACGCTCGACGGTCGTACCGTCGGTTTCGTCGGCACCGCCGTGCACCACTACGAGCTGGGTCAGATCGCGCTCGCCGTGCTCAAGCGCAACACCCCCGACGACGCCCGCCTGATGGTGGGCGACTCCGCCGCCGCCGTCGACAGTTAAGGCGGGGCCCCCGCTTAACGCCTCCGGTATAGGCGGGGCCCCCGCTTAACACCTGCGGGGCGGTGCGACGGCGGCCGTCTAGGATCCGGGCATGACGACAGGGACGTTGATCACGGTTGCCCCCACCGGCGCGGAGTCGGCCAAGGCGGAGATGCCGGCGCTGCCGGTGACGCTCGACGAACTGCTGCTGACCGCCAAGGAGTGCGAGGCGCTCGGCGCGGCCGTGATCCACGTCCACATCCGCGACGACGAGGCGCGGCCGACGCTCGACCAGGGCCGGCTGCGGGAGACCGTCTCCGCGTTGCGGGAGAGCACCGACCTGATCGTGCAGCTCTCCTCCGGCGGCGCGGTGACCGATCCGGAGGCCCACCGGCTCGCCGTGCTGGACGCCGCGCCGGACATGGCCTCCTGCACCATGGGCACGGTCAACTTCGGGGACGACGTGTTCCTCAACCGCTGGGAGTTCATCGTCGACCTGCACACCCGGATGCAGGAGCGGGGCGTCGTCCCCGAGTACGAGATCTTCGAGCTGGGTCACCTCACCGCGTTGCAGCGGCTGCTCGGCAAGTACGGCCTGCCGCACGGCGGGCACGTCCATGTCGACTTCGTGATGGGTGTGCCGGGCGGCATGCCGGGCACCACGGCCACCCTGGTCGCCGCCGCGCAGATGCTCCGCGACCTGCCCGCGGGCACCACGTTCTCGGCCACCGGCATCGGACGCAGCACCATCCCGGTGATGCTGGCCTCGCTGTCGGCCGGCGGTCACCTGCGGGTCGGTATGGAGGACACGGTCACCTACGCGAAGGGCCGCCCGGTGGAGTCCAACATGCAGCTCGTCGCCCGGGCGGTCGGCTTCGCGCAGCTCGCCCAGCGTCCGCCGCTCACCACCGCCGAGGCGCGCGCCCTGCTCGGCGTGTAAGCGGCAGGCAAGCTCACGCCCCTGTACGGGCAGGGTCGACGTCGCAGGTCACCCCGCTGCGGAACCGCCGCGCCCCGTCGGTACCGTCCATCCTGTGGGAAAGACGTACGAGGGCGGCGTGCCGCTCGCCGAGGTGGTCCGGTCCGGGTTCGTGGAGGGCGTCCACCGGGGTTCCGTGGTGGTGCTCGACGCCGCCGGCTCACCGGTCGCCGGTGCGGGTGACGTCACCTCGCCGATCTTTCCCCGCTCGTCCAACAAGCCATTGCAGGCGGTCGGCATGCTCCGGGCCGGGCTGCCGCTGACCGACCCGGCCGACGTGGCGCTCGTCGCCGCCAGCCACGCGGGCGAGGAGTTCCACGTCGAGCGGGTCACCGCGCTGCTCCGGGGCGCCGGCCTGGGCGAGGACGCGTTGCACTGCCCGGCGGACCTGCCGTTCGGCGAGACCGCCCGGGAGGCGGTGCTGCGGGCCGGCGGCGGTCCGTCCCGGGTGCTGATGAACTGCTCGGGCAAGCACGCCGGCATGCTGCTCACCTGCCTGGCCGCCGGTTGGCCGCTGGACGGTTACTGGCGGCCCGAGCATCCGCTCCAGCAGCGGGTGACCGCCACCGTCGAGGAGTTCACCGGCGAGCCGGTGGCGGCGGTCGGGGTGGACGGTTGCGGCGCGCCGGTGCACGCGGTGTCGTTGACCGGGCTGGCGCGGGCCTTCCGGCGGCTGGTCACCGCCGAGCCGGGCACGGTGGAGCGGGGTGTCGCGGACGCGATGCGGGCGTACCCGGAGATGGTCGGCGGCACCGTGGCCGACGACACCCGGCTGATGCTCGGCGTACCCGGATTGCTGGCCAAGATCGGCGCGGAGGGTGTGATGGCGGCGGCGGTCCCGGGGGTCGGCGCGGTCGCCCTGAAGATCGACGACGGCGCGGCCCGCCCCCGGATGCCGGTGCTGACCTCGGCCCTGACCCGGCTCGGGCTGGGCGCGCCCGTCCTCACCGAGTATGCCGAGTTTCCCCTGTTGGGCGGTGGTCTCCCGGTCGGCGCGGTCCGCCCGGTCTGGTAGCCGGTCGCCCGCCCGCCGGGGCGACGAGCGCGCGACCGCGACCGCGATCAGGGCAGGAAGTCGAGCAGGGCGGCGTTGACCGGCTCGGGGCGCTCCAGGGGGACCAGGTGGGCCGCGTCGGGGACGTTCGGCAGGCGGGTGCCGTGCGGTGCCTCGGCGGCGATCCGGTCGGCCAGGCGGTGGACGTCGGGCAGGTCGTGGGCGCCGGCGGCGGCCAGCACCGGCATCCGCAGATCGCCCAGCCGGTCAACGGCCGGCGGGTCCAGCTCGCCCACCTCGATCGCGCTGAGCGCCTGCTCGGCGGCGAGCGCCCAGCGGTCCATCTCCTCGGCGAACCGGATCAGCTCGGGGTCGACGTCCGTCGGCCGGCGGGTCGGGCCGACCACCCAGAACCGCACCTCGCCGGCGGCGGTGGCGGTGAAGTCCTCCGGGTCCACGTCGCCGACCAGCTCCTCCCAGAGCTGTTCGGTCTCCTCGGACCACTCGTGGCCGGAGACCGGGGCGCCGAACAGCGCGAGCGCCGAGATCCGCTCCGGGTGGGCCAGCGCGGTGTCCACCGCGACCCGGCCGCCGAACGAGCAGCCGACGAGCGCGGCCCGCTCGACGCCGAGCGCGTCGAGCAGCCCGAGCACGTCGTCGTGGTGGGCGAACGGGGTGGGCGGCAGCTCGGACTCGCCGTAGCCGCGCAGGTCCGGAACGATCACCCGGTGCCGGGCGGCGAGCGCCGGCACCTGCTCGCGCCACATCCGCCGGTCCGCGATGCCGGCATGCAACAGCACCACGACGCTGCCGCTGCCGGCCTCGTCGTACGTGAGCTGGGCGCCGTTGATCTCGATCTTGGTCACGATGGAACGGTACGGACCGCTCGAAGGGGCCGCAACCGCCTTCGAGTGACCTCGCTAACTGTGGCTAGCGTTTTGCTTGCAGCAGCTAGCAGGGCGCGTTACGGTGGAGTCATGGCCACCAGCAAGGACCTTCCCGATGTCGGCGGGTTCATTCGCGACCTGCGGCGCAATGCGAAGATCTCGCTGCGTCAGCTCGCCGAACAGGCGGGCGTCAGCAACCCCTACCTGAGCCAGATCGAGCGTGGGCTGCGCAAGCCGAGCGCCGAGGTGCTCCAGCAGCTCGCCAGTGCGCTGCGCGTCTCCACCCCGGCCATGTACCTGCGGGCCGGGCTGCTCGACGACAAGGAGGGACAGGGTGTGCTCGCGGCCATCGCGGTCGATCCCGAGCTGACCATGGCCCAGAAGCAGTCACTCACCCAGATCTACGAGACGTTCCGCCGGGAGAACGCGCGTCTGGCCGAGGCGACCGGCACCGCCGGCCCGACCGAGGCCGCCGAGCCGGCCGCCGCGCCGCAGGCCCCGGCCACCGTCGCGCCGGCCGCTACCGGCCCCGTGACGCCCGACGGCACCCCGACCGAGGCGGTCCTCGAATCGGTAGCCGTCACCGAGGCGGGCACCGCGCCCGCGCCGACCACCGCCGCCCGCGAACGCACGACCGCCCGCCGGGCGGCCCGGAAGGCCGCCGGAGCGGCCGAAGAGGAGCAGTCATGACCCAGTCGAAGACCAACCGCATCCCCGCCCCCCTCTACGCCGCCGCCGGCGCCGGCGAGCTGGCCCTGGAGCAGCTCCGCAAGCTGCCCACCGTGGTCAGCGGCCTCGGCACCCGGGTCGTCACCGACCTCGGCGGCAAGGCCGTCGGCACCGGCTACGAGCTGCGCCAGAAGGCCGACCTCGACCAGCTCCGCGAGGCCGCCAACCTGGAGAAGCTCCGCGAGGCCGCCAACCTGGACAAGCTCCGCGAGGCCGCCACCCGCAACGCCGCCGCCGTGGTGTCC
The genomic region above belongs to Micromonospora sp. WMMD1128 and contains:
- a CDS encoding asparaginase; the encoded protein is MGKTYEGGVPLAEVVRSGFVEGVHRGSVVVLDAAGSPVAGAGDVTSPIFPRSSNKPLQAVGMLRAGLPLTDPADVALVAASHAGEEFHVERVTALLRGAGLGEDALHCPADLPFGETAREAVLRAGGGPSRVLMNCSGKHAGMLLTCLAAGWPLDGYWRPEHPLQQRVTATVEEFTGEPVAAVGVDGCGAPVHAVSLTGLARAFRRLVTAEPGTVERGVADAMRAYPEMVGGTVADDTRLMLGVPGLLAKIGAEGVMAAAVPGVGAVALKIDDGAARPRMPVLTSALTRLGLGAPVLTEYAEFPLLGGGLPVGAVRPVW
- a CDS encoding alpha/beta hydrolase, with product MTKIEINGAQLTYDEAGSGSVVVLLHAGIADRRMWREQVPALAARHRVIVPDLRGYGESELPPTPFAHHDDVLGLLDALGVERAALVGCSFGGRVAVDTALAHPERISALALFGAPVSGHEWSEETEQLWEELVGDVDPEDFTATAAGEVRFWVVGPTRRPTDVDPELIRFAEEMDRWALAAEQALSAIEVGELDPPAVDRLGDLRMPVLAAAGAHDLPDVHRLADRIAAEAPHGTRLPNVPDAAHLVPLERPEPVNAALLDFLP
- a CDS encoding helix-turn-helix transcriptional regulator, with product MATSKDLPDVGGFIRDLRRNAKISLRQLAEQAGVSNPYLSQIERGLRKPSAEVLQQLASALRVSTPAMYLRAGLLDDKEGQGVLAAIAVDPELTMAQKQSLTQIYETFRRENARLAEATGTAGPTEAAEPAAAPQAPATVAPAATGPVTPDGTPTEAVLESVAVTEAGTAPAPTTAARERTTARRAARKAAGAAEEEQS